The Neodiprion virginianus isolate iyNeoVirg1 chromosome 5, iyNeoVirg1.1, whole genome shotgun sequence genome contains a region encoding:
- the LOC124305978 gene encoding larval cuticle protein A3A-like has translation MAFKFVALFALVAAANAGVLAPAPLAYHAAPAYGYAAPIAKAVVTKTVDADYDPNPQYSYSYDVHDSITGDAKSQTETRNGDVVQGSYSLIEADGTRRIVDYTADPHNGFNAVVHKEPAAVAVKAVAAPVVAKYAAAPVVAKYAAPVTYAAAPVVAKYAAPAAYAAPVAYAAAPVVAKYAAAPVVHKYAAAPVAYAAAPVVAKYAAPAAYAAPAYGYYH, from the exons ATGGCATTCAAG ttcGTCGCTCTCTTCGCCCTCGTGGCCGCCGCCAACGCCGGAGTTCTGGCCCCCGCCCCCCTGGCCTACCACGCCGCCCCCGCCTACGGCTACGCCGCCCCCATCGCCAAAGCCGTCGTAACCAAGACCGTCGACGCCGACTACGACCCCAACCCCCAGTACAGCTACTCCTACGACGTCCACGACTCGATCACCGGAGACGCCAAGAGCCAGACCGAGACCAGGAACGGAGACGTCGTCCAGGGCAGCTACTCCCTGATCGAGGCTGACGGAACCCGCCGCATCGTCGACTACACCGCCGACCCCCACAACGGATTCAACGCCGTCGTCCACAAGGAACCCGCAGCCGTCGCCGTCAAGGCCGTCGCCGCCCCCGTCGTCGCCAAGTACGCTGCCGCCCCCGTTGTGGCCAAGTACGCCGCCCCCGTCACCTACGCCGCCGCCCCCGTCGTAGCCAAGTACGCCGCCCCCGCTGCCTACGCCGCCCCCGTCGCCTACGCGGCCGCCCCCGTCGTCGCCAAATACGCCGCCGCCCCCGTCGTCCACAAGTACGCCGCCGCCCCCGTCGCCTACGCCGCTGCCCCCGTCGTAGCCAAGTACGCCGCCCCCGCCGCCTACGCCGCCCCCGCCTACGGCTACTACCACTAA
- the LOC124304818 gene encoding uncharacterized protein LOC124304818: protein MAFKFVALFALVAAANAGGLAPAPLAYHAAPAYGYAAPAYGYAAPIAKAVVTKTVDAEYDPHPQYSYAYDVQDSITGDNKEQHETRDGDVVHGGYSLIEADGTRRIVDYTADPVNGFNAVVRKEGAAIAVKAVAAPVVAKVAAPLAYAAPVAKYAAPLAYSAYAAPVAKYAAPLTYSTYGAPIAKYAAPLAYSAYAAPVAKYAAPLSYAAPAVAHAAPLAYSTYGAPIAKYAAPLAYSGPAYYHLVVAVGGGGVGGGGGVLGYDGGSGVGDGGGGVLVDDGGGGVFGDDGGGRVGDGGGVGSGGGVLGYDGGGGVGDGGGVLGHNGGGSVLGDDGGGDGLDGDGCGFLVDDGVESVVGVGGVVDDAAGSVSLDQGVAALDDVSVPGLGLALGVSGDRVVDVVGVAVLGVGVVVGVDGLGYDGFGDGGGVAVGGGGVVGQGGGGQNSGVGGGHEGEESDELRCITCLTARTGYKNRIRSIEWHHLHDADQSSKFAMAFKFVALFALVAAANAGVLAPAPLAYHAAPAYGYAAPIAKAVVTKTVDADYDPNPQYSYSYDVHDSITGDAKSQTETRNGDVVQGSYSLIEADGTRRIVDYTADPHNGFNAVVHKEPAAVAVKAVAAPVVAKYAAAPVVAKYAAPVTYAAAPVVAKYAAPAAYAAPVAYAAAPVVAKYAAAPVVHKYAAAPVAYAAAPVVAKYAAPAAYAAPAYGYYH, encoded by the exons ATGGCCTTCAAG TTCGTCGCTCTTTTCGCCCTCGTGGCTGCCGCCAACGCCGGAGGTCTGGCCCCCGCCCCCCTGGCCTACCACGCCGCCCCCGCCTACGGCTACGCCGCCCCAGCTTACGGCTATGCCGCACCCATCGCCAAGGCCGTGGTCACCAAAACCGTCGACGCCGAGTACGACCCCCACCCCCAGTACAGCTACGCCTACGACGTCCAGGACTCGATAACCGGGGACAACAAGGAGCAGCACGAGACCCGCGACGGCGACGTCGTCCACGGTGGATACTCGCTCATCGAAGCTGACGGAACCCGACGCATCGTCGACTACACCGCCGACCCCGTTAACGGCTTCAACGCCGTCGTCCGCAAAGAGGGCGCTGCCATCGCCGTCAAGGCCGTCGCCGCCCCCGTCGTCGCCAAGGTCGCTGCTCCACTCGCCTACGCCGCCCCCGTCGCCAAGTACGCCGCTCCCCTGGCTTACTCCGCGTACGCCGCCCCCGTTGCCAAGTACGCCGCTCCCCTGACGTACTCCACCTATGGTGCACCCATCGCCAAGTACGCCGCCCCCCTGGCTTACTCCGCGTACGCTGCCCCCGTTGCCAAGTACGCCGCTCCCCTCTCTTACGCCGCCCCCGCCGTCGCTCACGCCGCCCCCCTGGCGTATTCCACCTATGGTGCACCCATCGCCAAGTACGCCGCACCTCTGGCATACTCCGGCCCCGCTTACTACCACT TGGTAGTAGCCGTAGGCGGGGGCGGCGTAGGCGGCGGGGGCGGCGTACTTGGCTACGACGGGGGCAGCGGCGTAGGCGACGGGGGCGGCGGCGTACTTGTGGACGACGGGGGCGGCGGCGTATTTGGCGACGACGGGGGCGGCCGCGTAGGCGACGGGGGCGGCGTAGGCAGCGGGGGCGGCGTACTTGGCTACGACGGGGGCGGCGGCGTAGGTGACGGGGGCGGCGTACTTGGCCACAACGGGGGCGGCAGCGTACTTGGCGACGACGGGGGCGGCGACGGCCTTGACGGCGACGGCTGCGGGTTCCTTGTGGACGACGGCGTTGAATCCGTTGTGGGGGTCGGCGGTGTAGTCGACGATGCGGCGGGTTCCGTCAGCCTCGATCAGGGAGTAGCTGCCCTGGACGACGTCTCCGTTCCTGGTCTCGGTCTGGCTCTTGGCGTCTCCGGTGATCGAGTCGTGGACGTCGTAGGAGTAGCTGTACTGGGGGTTGGGGTCGTAGTCGGCGTCGACGGTCTTGGTTACGACGGCTTTGGCGATGGGGGCGGCGTAGCCGTAGGCGGGGGCGGCGTGGTAGGCCAGGGGGGCGGGGGCCAGAACTCCGGCGTTGGCGGCGGCCACGAGGGCGAAGAGAGCGACgaact GCGTTGCATCACTTGCTTGACAGCCCGGACGGGGTATAAAAACCGAATTCGCTCGATCGAATGGCATCATTTGCACGACGCAGATCAATCCAGCAAATTCGCAATGGCATTCAAG TTCGTCGCTCTCTTCGCCCTCGTGGCCGCCGCCAACGCCGGAGTTCTGGCCCCCGCCCCCCTGGCCTACCACGCCGCCCCCGCCTACGGCTACGCCGCCCCCATCGCCAAAGCCGTCGTAACCAAGACCGTCGACGCCGACTACGACCCCAACCCCCAGTACAGCTACTCCTATGACGTCCACGACTCGATCACCGGAGACGCCAAGAGCCAGACCGAGACCAGGAACGGAGACGTCGTCCAGGGCAGCTACTCCCTGATCGAGGCTGACGGAACCCGCCGCATCGTCGACTACACCGCCGACCCCCACAACGGATTCAACGCCGTCGTCCACAAGGAACCCGCAGCCGTCGCCGTCAAGGCCGTCGCCGCCCCCGTCGTCGCCAAGTACGCTGCCGCCCCCGTTGTGGCTAAGTACGCCGCCCCCGTCACCTACGCCGCCGCCCCCGTCGTAGCCAAGTACGCCGCCCCCGCTGCCTACGCCGCTCCCGTCGCCTACGCGGCCGCCCCCGTCGTCGCCAAATACGCCGCCGCCCCCGTCGTTCACAAGTACGCCGCCGCCCCCGTCGCCTACGCCGCTGCCCCCGTCGTAGCCAAGTACGCCGCCCCCGCCGCCTACGCCGCCCCCGCCTACGGCTACTACCACTAA